The sequence below is a genomic window from Streptomyces sp. NBC_00289.
CCTCGCCGGCACGGCCCTTGGTCCGTACGAGGTCGATGCCGTGGCAGTGGTCCTCGACGTGCAGCCAGTCGCGGACGTTGAGGCCCTCCCCGTAGAGCGGGACCTTCTTGCCGTCGAGGAGGTTGGTGACGAACAGCGGCACGACCTTCTCGGGGAACTGGTGCGGGCCGTAGTTGTTGGAGCAGCGGGTCACCCGGACGTCCAGGCCGTGGGTGCGGTGGTAGGCCAGGGCGAGCAGGTCGGACGACGCCTTGGAGGCGGAGTACGGGGAGTTGGGCTGCAGCGGGTGCGTCTCCGGCCACGACCCCGTCTCGATGGAGCCGTAGACCTCGTCGGTGGAGACGTGCACGAACGTGCCGACGCCGTAGCGCAGGGCCGCGTCCAACAGGGTCTGCGTACCGAGGACGTTGGTGCGCACGAAGTCCGCCGCGCCGGTGATCGAGCGGTCCACGTGGGACTCCGCCGCGAAGTGCACGACCTGGTCCGCCTCGGCCGTCAGCTTGTCGACCAGCTCGGCGTCGCAGATGTCACCCTGCACGAACTCCAGCCGGGGATGGTCGAGTTCGAGGTTGTCCAGGGTGCCCGCGTAGGTGAGCTTGTCGAGCACGGTGATCCGCGGCGCGTCCGGCGGATCGGTGGCGAGCAGCGCACGGACGTAGGCCGAGCCGATGAACCCGGCGGCGCCGGTGACGAGGAGGTTCATGTATGGATCTGCACCTTGCTGTGGTCTCCGAGTACGAGGCGGTGGGCACTGGGCACGCTGGGCGCCGGGGTCACCTCGACGTGCCGGCCGATCAGTGAGGACTCGATCCGGCCCACCCCGTGGATCGAGGAGTCGCGCAGCACGATGGAGAACTCCACCTCGCTGTCGGTGATACGGCAGTTCTCCGCGACGGAGGTGAAGGGGCCGACGTAGGAGTCGC
It includes:
- the rfbB gene encoding dTDP-glucose 4,6-dehydratase codes for the protein MNLLVTGAAGFIGSAYVRALLATDPPDAPRITVLDKLTYAGTLDNLELDHPRLEFVQGDICDAELVDKLTAEADQVVHFAAESHVDRSITGAADFVRTNVLGTQTLLDAALRYGVGTFVHVSTDEVYGSIETGSWPETHPLQPNSPYSASKASSDLLALAYHRTHGLDVRVTRCSNNYGPHQFPEKVVPLFVTNLLDGKKVPLYGEGLNVRDWLHVEDHCHGIDLVRTKGRAGEVYNIGGGTELSNRELTGLLLEACGADWDRVEHVEDRKGHDLRYSVDWSKARDELGYQPRHDFRTGLADTVAWYRDNRDWWEPLKRRVSGERA